One genomic segment of Theobroma cacao cultivar B97-61/B2 chromosome 6, Criollo_cocoa_genome_V2, whole genome shotgun sequence includes these proteins:
- the LOC18595976 gene encoding auxin-responsive protein IAA27, producing the protein MSTPLEHDYIGLTETSPMERSSEKISSSSSSSSTHSIEDKANKTTNNTTLNLKETELRLGLPGSQSPERKVSLFGKDLESNDKNSGFSVSPLKNLVSGAKRGFSDAIDASNGKWVFPMNGKSDVELAKGAGLASSRGCLESKNNSQQAKVSIPAMKEVGGLPQSPKPVQDKKNLVSPPNEHASAPAAKAQVVGWPPIRSFRKNTMASNLAKNSDDAAGCLYVKVSMDGAPYLRKVDLKTYKNYTELSSALEKMFSCFTIGQCSSHGLPVRDGLTESRLMDLLHGSEYVLTYEDKDGDWMLVGDVPWEMFTDSCRRLRIMKGSEAIGLAPRAMEKCKNQT; encoded by the exons ATGTCTACACCTTTGGAACATGATTACATAGGCTTAACAGAGACTTCTCCAATGGAAAGAAGCTCTGAGAAgatctcttcttcttcttcttcctcttcaacTCACTCCATTGAAGACAAAGCCAACAAAACTACCAACAATACTACTCTTAATCTCAAAGAAACTGAACTGAGGCTTGGCTTGCCAGGTTCTCAGTCTCCTGAGAGAAAAGTCTCTCTTTTTGGGAAAGATTTGGAGAGTAATGATAAAAATAGTGGTTTTTCTGTAAGCCCTTTGAAGAACTTGGTGTCTGGAGCTAAAAGGGGTTTCTCAGATGCTATTGATGCGTCTAATGGGAAATGGGTTTTCCCTATGAATGGTAAATCTGATGTAGAGTTGGCTAAAGGTGCTGGCTTGGCCTCTTCTAGAGGTTGTTTGGAGAGCAAAAACAATTCCCAGCAAGCAAAGGTATCTATACCTGCCATGAAAGAGGTTGGTGGTCTTCCTCAGTCTCCAAAGCCAGTTCAAGATAAAAAGAATCTTGTTTCTCCTCCAAATGAGCATGCTAGTGCTCCTGCTGCAAA GGCACAGGTGGTAGGATGGCCACCAATTCGTTCATTCCGGAAGAATACCATGGCCTCTAATTTGGCGAAGAACAGTGATGATGCTGCTGGTTGCCTCTATGTAAAGGTGAGCATGGATGGAGCACCGTACCTGAGGAAGGTTGACCTCAAGACCTACAAAAACTATACGGAACTCTCATCAGCTTTGGAGAAGATGTTCAGCTGTTTTACCATTG GGCAGTGCAGTTCGCATGGGCTTCCCGTGCGAGATGGTCTCACCGAGAGTCGCTTGATGGATCTTCTCCATGGATCTGAATACGTCCTGACATATGAAGACAAGGACGGTGATTGGATGCTTGTCGGTGATGTTCCGTGGGA GATGTTCACGGATTCATGTAGGAGACTAAGGATAATGAAAGGTTCGGAGGCAATTGGACTAG CTCCAAGGGCCATGGAGAAATGCAAGAACCAGACCTAA
- the LOC18595977 gene encoding uncharacterized protein LOC18595977 isoform X2, translating into MYGMGFDHSFGLWFIARWLKPDIMIESGAFKGHSTWVLRQAMPDRPIISLTPRHPEKYLKKGPAYVDGNCTYFAGKDFVDFGSVDFDRVLKNHGISDFSRVLVFFDDHQNELKRLKQALKAGFHHLVFEDNYDTGTGDHYSLRQICDQFYIRGGGHSCFRDSDEARIRSKRKKFWEKAVDIDELCGPHEAWWGVSGEMRDNFNHNKTAISYGEHFQNSRFVESILDVYWELPPAAGPSLTHQTRYDPARAPTPIVEDGRYGLFQRLGLGRLERSVFNGYTQMVYLQISKPES; encoded by the exons ATGTACGGAATGGGTTTTGACCACAGCTTTGGGCTTTGGTTCATTGCCCGGTGGCTGAAACCGGATATAATGATTGAGAGTGGTGCTTTCAAGGGGCATTCAACGTGGGTTCTGCGGCAAGCAATGCCTGACAGACCAATCATTTCACTCACACCCCGGCATCCTGAGAAGTATTTGAAAAAGGGGCCAGCTTATGTTGATGGAAATTGCACATACTTTGCTGGAAAAGATTTTGTGGATTTTGGAAGTGTTGATTTTGATAGGGTGCTGAAAAATCATGGAATTTCTGATTTCAGCCGGGTTCTTGTCTTCTTTGATGACCAtcaaaatgaattgaaaag GCTAAAGCAGGCATTGAAAGCTGGCTTCCACCATCTTGTTTTTGAAGACAATTATGATACTGGAACCGGAGATCATTATTCATTGAGGCAGATATGTGACCAGTTCTATATAAGAG GAGGTGGCCATAGCTGCTTTAGGGACAGTGATGAAGCCAGGATTAGAtcgaaaagaaagaaattctGGGAGAAGGCTGTGGATATAGATGAACTTTGTGGGCCACATGAAGCATGGTGGGGTGTTAGTGGGGAGATGCGGGATAACTTTAACCACAATAAGACTGCAATCTCTTATGGCGAACATTTCCAAAATAGCAGGTTTGTTGAATCGATTCTTGATGTCTATTGGGAGCTACCACCAGCGGCTGGTCCATCCCTCACCCATCAAACTCGCTATGATCCTGCTCGGGCACCTACTCCTATTGTTGAAGATGGCCGGTATGGCTTGTTTCAGCGGCTCGGTTTAGGCAGGCTTGAGAGATCTGTATTTAATGGATATACGCAGATGGTGTATCTGCAGATTTCGAAACCAGAATCTTGA
- the LOC18595977 gene encoding uncharacterized protein LOC18595977 isoform X1 gives MSTRHSQSHSHSHSHSHSHSPKTPTKMLDRALSSRRTQPHSDFDFPATAAPTAVSSDLESSSLLADESKTKKQHLYLLATNYISRLGLVKSPCLCLSLCLLFVLFMLFSLMLNSRSFVCVSSYDPISRASFFGLDGLDSDFGSLGVPWCRSKHGKTVEWTSKDLIKGLEEFVPVYETRPIKNNMYGMGFDHSFGLWFIARWLKPDIMIESGAFKGHSTWVLRQAMPDRPIISLTPRHPEKYLKKGPAYVDGNCTYFAGKDFVDFGSVDFDRVLKNHGISDFSRVLVFFDDHQNELKRLKQALKAGFHHLVFEDNYDTGTGDHYSLRQICDQFYIRGGGHSCFRDSDEARIRSKRKKFWEKAVDIDELCGPHEAWWGVSGEMRDNFNHNKTAISYGEHFQNSRFVESILDVYWELPPAAGPSLTHQTRYDPARAPTPIVEDGRYGLFQRLGLGRLERSVFNGYTQMVYLQISKPES, from the exons ATGAGTACTCGGCACTCCCAATCCCACTCTCACTCTCACTCTCACTCTCACTCTCACTCTCCCAAAACCCCAACCAAAATGCTGGACCGAGCACTCTCCTCCCGCCGCACGCAGCCCCACTCCGACTTCGACTTCCCCGCCACCGCCGCCCCCACCGCCGTCTCTTCCGACTTGGAGTCCTCAAGCTTACTCGCCGACGAGTCCAAAACCAAGAAACAACACCTCTATCTCTTGGCCACTAATTACATTTCTCGCTTGGGACTCGTGAAATCGCCGTGTCTCTGCCTCTCTCTTTGCCTTCTTTTCGTCCTTTTTATGCTTTTCTCTTTGATGCTCAACTCTCGGTCCTTCGTTTGCGTTTCCTCTTATGACCCGATCTCGCGGGCTAGTTTCTTCGGGCTCGATGGGCTCGACTCCGATTTCGGATCCCTCGGCGTTCCTTGGT GCAGATCGAAACATGGAAAAACAGTTGAATGGACATCCAAAGATTTAATCAAGGGCTTGGAGGAGTTTGTACCAGTATATGAAACACGTCCAATCAAAAACAACATGTACGGAATGGGTTTTGACCACAGCTTTGGGCTTTGGTTCATTGCCCGGTGGCTGAAACCGGATATAATGATTGAGAGTGGTGCTTTCAAGGGGCATTCAACGTGGGTTCTGCGGCAAGCAATGCCTGACAGACCAATCATTTCACTCACACCCCGGCATCCTGAGAAGTATTTGAAAAAGGGGCCAGCTTATGTTGATGGAAATTGCACATACTTTGCTGGAAAAGATTTTGTGGATTTTGGAAGTGTTGATTTTGATAGGGTGCTGAAAAATCATGGAATTTCTGATTTCAGCCGGGTTCTTGTCTTCTTTGATGACCAtcaaaatgaattgaaaag GCTAAAGCAGGCATTGAAAGCTGGCTTCCACCATCTTGTTTTTGAAGACAATTATGATACTGGAACCGGAGATCATTATTCATTGAGGCAGATATGTGACCAGTTCTATATAAGAG GAGGTGGCCATAGCTGCTTTAGGGACAGTGATGAAGCCAGGATTAGAtcgaaaagaaagaaattctGGGAGAAGGCTGTGGATATAGATGAACTTTGTGGGCCACATGAAGCATGGTGGGGTGTTAGTGGGGAGATGCGGGATAACTTTAACCACAATAAGACTGCAATCTCTTATGGCGAACATTTCCAAAATAGCAGGTTTGTTGAATCGATTCTTGATGTCTATTGGGAGCTACCACCAGCGGCTGGTCCATCCCTCACCCATCAAACTCGCTATGATCCTGCTCGGGCACCTACTCCTATTGTTGAAGATGGCCGGTATGGCTTGTTTCAGCGGCTCGGTTTAGGCAGGCTTGAGAGATCTGTATTTAATGGATATACGCAGATGGTGTATCTGCAGATTTCGAAACCAGAATCTTGA
- the LOC18595978 gene encoding WD repeat-containing protein tag-125, producing the protein MASLDSPNSPPNSSFAIRETTTHPKTNVASILDPAPNSPPNPSFAVRESTAHSFLRSISTKEASFAGFHFSPPRYSTPSLHSTSPLSSPLRTFSPNPASNHTISLDASYKCLSSVLKKDGQILSIAISNGIVYTGSDTNLIRIWKLPEFSECGVLKTKACTVVAIAVSHDRLFAGYGDTKIRVWRRTWDGTLKHVKLATIPRTGGYVRSYIAGKDKMMRHMGPITSLAVNISDNILYSASLDKTVKVWRISDLKCIENIPAHSEPINAIVVADDGILYTASDDATIRVWRRNFCRGEWPHSLMVTLPAKCSPVKTLTLTGDGGVLYGGCTDGYVHYWLKGWLSGQLRYGGALQGHTHAVMCLATVSNFVISGSADSSSRVWTREQDGQHVCLAVLVGHRGPIRCVTAFLGHSGEEVEDGCTICTGSLDGVLKVWRVTPMKSASGRFVKNDYFELEEEGV; encoded by the exons atGGCCTCCCTGGACTCCCCCAACTCACCTCCAAACTCATCCTTTGCAATAAGGGAAACAACAACTCATCCCAAAACGAATGTGGCCTCAATATTAGACCCAGCTCCCAACTCACCTCCAAACCCTTCTTTTGCAGTAAGAGAAAGTACAGCTCATAGCTTCTTGAGAAGCATCTCCACCAAAGAGGCCTCCTTCGCTGGCTTCCATTTCTCCCCGCCTCGTTACAGCACTCCAAGTCTCCACTCTACTTCTCCTCTGTCCTCACCTCTCCGCACGTTCAGCCCCAACCCTGCTTCCAACCACACCATCAGCCTTGACGCTTCTTATAAATGCCTGTCTTCAGTCCTCAAAAAGGACGGTCAGATTCTATCCATAGCCATCTCGAATGGGATTGTTTACAccggctctgataccaacttaatACGTATATGGAAGCTGCCCGAGTTCTCAGAATGCGGAGTGCTTAAGACTAAGGCATGCACCGTTGTTGCAATAGCGGTGTCCCACGACAGGCTTTTCGCGGGCTATGGTGATACCAAGATTCGTGTGTGGCGAAGGACGTGGGATGGTACGTTGAAGCATGTCAAGTTGGCCACGATTCCGAGGACCGGAGGCTATGTCCGGAGCTACATCGCCGGGAAAGATAAGATG ATGAGGCATATGGGGCCAATAACATCACTAGCAGTCAACATATCCGATAACATACTATACTCAGCTTCTCTTGATAAAACGGTGAAAGTTTGGAGAATATCAGATCTCAAGTGCATTGAGAACATCCCAGCCCACTCAGAACCAATCAATGCTATTGTTGTGGCTGATGATGGAATACTCTACACAGCCTCTGATGATGCCACCATCAGAGTTTGGCGGCGCAATTTTTGTAGAGGGGAGTGGCCGCATTCACTCATGGTAACCCTACCCGCTAAATGCTCACCTGTTAAAACTCTAACTCTAACTGGAGATGGGGGAGTGTTATATGGAGGGTGTACAGATGGCTACGTGCATTACTGGCTTAAGGGCTGGTTGTCAGGCCAATTGCGATATGGTGGTGCTCTCCAAGGTCACACTCATGCAGTAATGTGCCTGGCCACTGTGTCTAATTTTGTGATTAGTGGTTCAGCTGATTCATCTAGTAGAGTTTGGACTAGGGAACAAGATGGCCAACACGTATGTTTAGCAGTTTTGGTAGGCCACAGAGGACCTATCAGGTGTGTTACTGCTTTTTTGGGGCATTCAGGGGAGGAGGTTGAGGATGGTTGCACGATCTGCACTGGGAGTCTTGATGGAGTCCTAAAGGTATGGCGTGTAACACCTATGAAAAGTGCAAGTGGCCGCTTTGtgaaaaatgattattttgagTTGGAAGAAGAGGGAGTTTAA
- the LOC18595979 gene encoding uncharacterized protein LOC18595979 isoform X1: MVACRSLFRVVRLLKLTNTYVKLKPFNYFQGYYSYHSLSLDLRIGVAKKKLGTMDKKKRKIGTPVWKPVCTQPSSLEEHAIKDVMVESENGSEMQEVNEVTNATVSPKALEDDIEDGALKEEPVLSDEKHSLSVEIGASLIQFVRGKEGSTKEKIEKEMGVQIILPSSKQEDSIMIEGTSADSVTKASKEIQHIIDEAVKTPSLDYSHFVSLPLAIHPELVDKLVDFQNSILGISDACVDDNQEDNSDGDTSGDEAQEQQLGKGPDMAVEVKVSDDKKSVKVDVSGIPLVSYVPKESKSSNLSDLGIEKSIFIKPKTFHLTVLMLKLWNKERVNLAAEVLKSISSKVMDALDNRPIFVRLKGLNCMRGSLARARVVYAPVEEIGSENRLLCACEVIINAFVEAGLVLEKDARHELKLHATVMNARHRKRKGKRGKFDSFDARGIFKQFGSEEWGEYLIREAHLSQRFKFDENGYYHCCASIPFPENMQVD; encoded by the exons ATGGTAGCTTGCAGGTCTCTCTTCAG AGTTGTCCGTTTGTTAAAGTTAACAAACACTTATGTCAAATTGAAGCCTTTCAATTACTTTCAG GGGTACTATTCTTATCATAGTTTGAGCCTTGATTTGAGGATAGGTGTGGCAAAAAAAAAGCTGGGTACCATggacaagaagaaaagaaagattggCACTCCTGTATGGAAGCCAGTATGTACTCAACCTAGTTCCCTCGAAG AGCATGCCATAAAGGATGTGATGGTTGAGTCTGAAAATGGAAGTGAAATGCAAGAAGTGAATGAAGTTACAAATGCAACTGTTAGTCCTAAGGCTTTGGAGGATGATATCGAAGATGGAGCGTTAAAAGAAGAGCCAGTGCTTTCAGATGAAAAGCACTCACTGTCTGTTGAG ATTGGTGCATCTTTAATTCAATTTGTCAGAGGAAAAGA AGGATCTACAAAGGAAAAGATTGAAAAGGAGATGGGAGTTCAGATTATACTTCCATCATCAAAGCAGGAGGATTCTATTA TGATTGAAGGCACTTCAGCTGATAGTGTAACTAAAGCTTCAAAAGAGATACAACATATAATCGATGAG GCCGTTAAGACCCCAAGTCTTGACTACTCGCACTTTGTCTCTCTTCCTTTGGCTATACATCCTGAGCTGGTTGACAAGCTTGTCGACTTTCAGAACTCCATATTGGGAATTAGTGATGCCTGTGTAGATGACAATCAGGAAGACAACTCAGATGGAGATACTTCTGGAGATGAAGCTCAGGAGCAGCAGTTAGGTAAAGGACCTGACATGGCAGTTGAAGTTAAAGTTTCTGATGACAAGAAAAGTGTTAAGGTGGATGTAAGCGGCATTCCTCTTGTTAGTTATGTACCTAAAGAATCAAAGTCTTCTAATTTATCAG ACTTGGGAATTGAAAAGTCCATATTTATTAAACCTAAAACATTTCACTTGACGGTGCTCATGTTGAAGTTGTGGAACAAAGAAAGAGTTAATTTAGCAGCTGAGGTATTGAAG AGTATCTCCTCAAAAGTGATGGATGCTTTGGATAATCGACCTATATTTGTAAGACTCAAGGGTCTG AATTGCATGAGAGGTTCTTTGGCCAGAGCCCGAGTTGTTTATGCTCCTGTGGAAGAAATTGGCAGTGAAAATCGACTTTTATGTGCCTGTG AAGTTATTATCAATGCTTTTGTTGAGGCTGGGCTTGTTCTAGAGAAAGATGCTAGGCATGAGTTAAAG TTGCATGCCACTGTGATGAATGCAAGGCATAGAAAAAG GAAGGGAAAGAGGGGAAAGTTTGATTCCTTCGACGCACGAGGCATCTTCAAGCAGTTTGGATCTGAGGAATGGGGCGAGTATCTCATCCGTGAAGCTCATCTTTCACAAAGATTCAAGTTTGATGAGAATGGTTATTACCATTGTTGTGCTTCAATACCTTTTCCTGAAAACATGCAAGTTGACTGA
- the LOC18595979 gene encoding uncharacterized protein LOC18595979 isoform X2 — protein MDKKKRKIGTPVWKPVCTQPSSLEEHAIKDVMVESENGSEMQEVNEVTNATVSPKALEDDIEDGALKEEPVLSDEKHSLSVEIGASLIQFVRGKEGSTKEKIEKEMGVQIILPSSKQEDSIMIEGTSADSVTKASKEIQHIIDEAVKTPSLDYSHFVSLPLAIHPELVDKLVDFQNSILGISDACVDDNQEDNSDGDTSGDEAQEQQLGKGPDMAVEVKVSDDKKSVKVDVSGIPLVSYVPKESKSSNLSDLGIEKSIFIKPKTFHLTVLMLKLWNKERVNLAAEVLKSISSKVMDALDNRPIFVRLKGLNCMRGSLARARVVYAPVEEIGSENRLLCACEVIINAFVEAGLVLEKDARHELKLHATVMNARHRKRKGKRGKFDSFDARGIFKQFGSEEWGEYLIREAHLSQRFKFDENGYYHCCASIPFPENMQVD, from the exons ATggacaagaagaaaagaaagattggCACTCCTGTATGGAAGCCAGTATGTACTCAACCTAGTTCCCTCGAAG AGCATGCCATAAAGGATGTGATGGTTGAGTCTGAAAATGGAAGTGAAATGCAAGAAGTGAATGAAGTTACAAATGCAACTGTTAGTCCTAAGGCTTTGGAGGATGATATCGAAGATGGAGCGTTAAAAGAAGAGCCAGTGCTTTCAGATGAAAAGCACTCACTGTCTGTTGAG ATTGGTGCATCTTTAATTCAATTTGTCAGAGGAAAAGA AGGATCTACAAAGGAAAAGATTGAAAAGGAGATGGGAGTTCAGATTATACTTCCATCATCAAAGCAGGAGGATTCTATTA TGATTGAAGGCACTTCAGCTGATAGTGTAACTAAAGCTTCAAAAGAGATACAACATATAATCGATGAG GCCGTTAAGACCCCAAGTCTTGACTACTCGCACTTTGTCTCTCTTCCTTTGGCTATACATCCTGAGCTGGTTGACAAGCTTGTCGACTTTCAGAACTCCATATTGGGAATTAGTGATGCCTGTGTAGATGACAATCAGGAAGACAACTCAGATGGAGATACTTCTGGAGATGAAGCTCAGGAGCAGCAGTTAGGTAAAGGACCTGACATGGCAGTTGAAGTTAAAGTTTCTGATGACAAGAAAAGTGTTAAGGTGGATGTAAGCGGCATTCCTCTTGTTAGTTATGTACCTAAAGAATCAAAGTCTTCTAATTTATCAG ACTTGGGAATTGAAAAGTCCATATTTATTAAACCTAAAACATTTCACTTGACGGTGCTCATGTTGAAGTTGTGGAACAAAGAAAGAGTTAATTTAGCAGCTGAGGTATTGAAG AGTATCTCCTCAAAAGTGATGGATGCTTTGGATAATCGACCTATATTTGTAAGACTCAAGGGTCTG AATTGCATGAGAGGTTCTTTGGCCAGAGCCCGAGTTGTTTATGCTCCTGTGGAAGAAATTGGCAGTGAAAATCGACTTTTATGTGCCTGTG AAGTTATTATCAATGCTTTTGTTGAGGCTGGGCTTGTTCTAGAGAAAGATGCTAGGCATGAGTTAAAG TTGCATGCCACTGTGATGAATGCAAGGCATAGAAAAAG GAAGGGAAAGAGGGGAAAGTTTGATTCCTTCGACGCACGAGGCATCTTCAAGCAGTTTGGATCTGAGGAATGGGGCGAGTATCTCATCCGTGAAGCTCATCTTTCACAAAGATTCAAGTTTGATGAGAATGGTTATTACCATTGTTGTGCTTCAATACCTTTTCCTGAAAACATGCAAGTTGACTGA